The sequence gctagaaacgaatccctacagcatattgatagtttctttcaataaatgatgcaaatccgaaatgaaataatccacaataaaattctgtatgtatttttatagccgttaggaccgcccattagtgaaaaagctacaaacgaaatcacataaaaggaaatctcttaacaaaaattcaatcagtttggattcaatcgccactgcgagcagatttgttttgtgtcgtctgcacgctttcgacaagagcgattacgtcacagctgtgcattgggaaaaaaacaacggtggagagcattgtacaatatcagtcgttctaatggctctaaaagttttctaaagaactattaggatttgttgtttgcaaatcgtagggaaatatcctcagtttacggcaaatcaagaacagtttgtttagatttgtgcacttttcgctgtgtgaaattcacagtaatcgagatcaagtgaagctttctttgtttttgcgaaaaatgtgaaaaaggggaatgcgtgcataattcatacaattgatattcggaagtgttaaggaacatgtcagttgttttcgtattcacgacatccagttatgtctctgacattacccacccgcctttttattaggaaattaaaatttacattcatagaatgtaagcaattttctatcaaacgttggtgaaaaattgatcaaaactgatatttcattcaaaaagtcaggcttaacattcatttgagaataaatcattgttaaaaaagattgtgaaactcaatcgtgcaagcaactttgataaactggttgcactgcatatatgaatacatagatctatgacatacgtaccaaataaaatgtacgtaatacacaaattaccaacacaacttaatttggtttactcttgatccttaagattgaaaggaataataCAATTATTCCTTTGGTTcgatacaatttctatcttctaTTCGTCTCGCAGTTCCAAAACATTAATAATTTAATCATTAAAATAATCATTGTtataaaagattgtttgaaactcaatcgtgcaagcaactttgataaactggttgcactgcatataagaatacatagatctatgacatacgtaccaaacaaaatgtacgtaatacacaaattaccaacacaagttaatttggtttactcttgatccttaagattgaaaggaataataCAATTATTCCTTTGGTTtgatacaatttctatcttctaTTCGTCTCGCAGTTCCAAAACTTTAATAATTTAATCATTAAAATAATCTCGTGAAAACTAAACACAGCgaagaatattcaaaaatattcacgcgaaaaacacatgctgattaataaaaaaatatcatctcactgctgtttttttaaattgaaatctaCTTATGAGATAGTTTGAAAATACCATTTTTAATGTCGTCATGATCAGTCGTATCTCGTACACAACTCTAAAATTTTTTTGTCGCTCCTATGCGCGCGCGTTCGTTTGTTTGGGTTTATAGAAGTCCGTGTGATTTGCTATTATTTACTGTACAATCATGTATAGTGCTACTGTACCAATAATCATCTTATTTGTAGGGTTGTCATATTATTTtgtcgattactcgactttcaatcaacgaattctgataaaatcgaatacaatatctttgtttcaactctaagaagcaataccgaaaaaatagtttgaaaattgtgCTGCTGTTACCACGAATGCGAAAACTCGAATCGAATGCACCTAATTTCATCTTGTTCTTAGAGTGTATCTATCGAACAGAAAcatcagatctcactctaactaatggttatcgtatatgagatgactaatgggAACTGAGATGAATGGGAGTACCGTCACCCTATTTTCATTCATAATAGTCCGCATTATTTGGCACACCTGGTAAAGCATCGGAGtattttatcgattttttatATTTGCTTAATATTCCCAGTTGTCTCTTGTTTCTTGGgttcattgccggtaccatgattaaaagtcaTGAAACACATCTTCTCATTCACGATTTTATGCGCTAAATGATTCATGTAACGAACAAAAACTTATCTCCCatctcatgagaagacatgtttcatgatattaatgattattaattatttatgtattatacttataaaaattattgaatttcaacTTTCATTTTTTCAGGAGAAGTACCTTAAAGAACGCTTCAAAGTCAACGGAAAGGTCGGAAATCTTGGAAATAGCGTAAGTTTGGAGCGTCAAAAAATGAAAGTTTATATTAACTCGGATATACATTACTCCAAACGCTACTTAAAGTATTTGactaaaaaatacttgaaaaaaaatagcTTGCGTGATTGGATTCGTGTAGTGTCTAACGATAAAGATCTATATGAGCTGCGTTACTTCAGAATAAGCTCAAATGACGACGAAGAAGAAGATAAcgagtaatattttattttgattctgcaaaaatttcaataaaatttggaATTAAATGGTTGATGTTTTATTCGAAATCAAACGGAAAGTGCTCATTCTCAAATCGAGTTTCAGAACAGTACATTTAACTAAATATTAACATTGTGAAAAATAACATTTGCACAATATCCCTCCTGTGGTTGGAGTTCTTGGCGATATTGCAAACATTATCTGGTACGATTAATTGACGTTACAATTTAACATAAATATGTGTTACAATCTTTGACttgattattgaatttgatatataagatataaaAACAATCAAGTGATCCGTATCACCGTATCCCAGTatagtttcacacgatgacagaaTCGGTGAATCATGTTCATCTTTGACGTCTGGTGTTTGATTTGACTAAAAAACGGCCTTACGGTTGATAAAAatcttagctattttatgataagtgcgaccgaaagaataaaggaatttcaatgaaatgaaatttatttgaaaaaaaaaaaaggcgggtgggtaatgttctCTTTATTACTCTCTTTATTATTgcaaaatcaacagacacattgtagtcctaatgatagtttctaatactaagtaaaaaatttgcttgaattgttttccgtgaaaggttgaagtcaaatccagatGATACACGATTGAACGATCTTTGCAAGCCTATAACGGCACCGTTTGTTCCATAGTTGGTGCGACGTAGAGGTAGTCGAAGAAAGGCGTTGTTACGGAGAGCACGGGGACGAACATTGATATTAACATTACGGTGCAAAGCGGGGCAGGCAATCCTATCATTCAAAATATCAGCTATCATCAAAGCACGCGACAGCTTTCGTCGTACTAGTGTGTCAAGACCAATcagcaatccgcgactttcatagctcggcAGTTGATGTGGATTATTCCAAGGTAATCGTCGAAGAGCAAAACGTACGAATCTACGTTGTATAGATTCTATTCTATGAGCTCCATTGAGGTAAAGAGGGTTCCAGACTACTGAGCAATATTCCAAAGTAGAACGAACGAGTGTACAGTATAGAGTCTTCAGGCATTAAATATCATTGAAATTAAGCCATTCGAAATATGAATCCCAAACAGCGTGAAGCTTTCGCAACAATGTAGTTAATGTGCTGTTTGAATGATAActgctcatcgagaaagacaccaagatctttgacgCATGTCGATCTACTAATCATGAATCCTTCAAGATAATATTCGAATTTGAACGGTAACTTTTTCCTTGTGAACGTAATGATTGAGCACTTCTCGGGATTCACTGTCTTATGATTGGTTTTGCACCAATTCGCAAAGATTTTCAATTGCCGTTGAAGGATTGCCGCATCTTCTGAGCTGCGT comes from Malaya genurostris strain Urasoe2022 chromosome 3, Malgen_1.1, whole genome shotgun sequence and encodes:
- the LOC131434509 gene encoding large ribosomal subunit protein eL22-like, translating into MEKSAQSIKTKPCSKDTKGVSRKQMLRGKNIPKKKKEYLRFGVDCTNIAEDNIMDVADFEKYLKERFKVNGKVGNLGNSVSLERQKMKVYINSDIHYSKRYLKYLTKKYLKKNSLRDWIRVVSNDKDLYELRYFRISSNDDEEEDNE